In uncultured Bacteroides sp., the following proteins share a genomic window:
- a CDS encoding glycosyltransferase family 39 protein, with translation MKTNRYFLLLLVFLPLLLFRDFTPDNELKYLSIADEAIRNGNFFTFTNHGEVYADKPPLYLWIVMLGKLIFGMHSMLFLGLFSVIPALVVLHVMDKWISGSVDEKNRLSGQLMLITSGYFIGAGVVLRMDMLMCMFIVLALYTFYQMFIGKGTKWSGLLFAVYVFMALFTKGPIGILVPLLSVVAFLIVKGELRTLGRYWGAKTWIVLLIGAAIWFAGVFIEGGYDYLHNLLFNQTVNRAVDSFHHKKPFYYYFEVIWYCLAPWSLLYIGLIFAAIKAKLINTDLEKFFLTIITVTFILLTLISSKVEVYMLPAFPFFGYLTVLLLQKIKLNKGVSLLIAIPVVALGLALPAVCILSRYPSMAFLNHPLIYIASALLSVSCVVSLYYLYGQKNLNKSVNTLAVGLLLTIFTGSFFIPSYNEYIGYGKLAEKGKELAQKNGIDSYCFYNVGRAANMDAYLNKELRELKDADLNNRQCSKSILFLRTKDIQKDSLLSKMIEGKEKFVEGKYSIVVFK, from the coding sequence GTGATTTTACACCGGATAATGAGCTGAAGTATCTTAGTATTGCAGATGAAGCTATAAGGAATGGCAATTTCTTTACTTTCACAAATCATGGAGAAGTGTATGCTGATAAGCCACCGCTCTATTTGTGGATTGTAATGTTGGGAAAGCTAATCTTTGGTATGCACAGCATGTTGTTTCTAGGGTTATTCTCTGTTATCCCTGCTTTAGTTGTTCTTCATGTAATGGATAAATGGATTTCTGGAAGCGTAGATGAAAAGAACCGTTTGTCGGGACAATTGATGCTGATTACCAGCGGTTATTTTATAGGAGCAGGTGTCGTTTTGCGAATGGATATGCTGATGTGTATGTTTATTGTGCTTGCTCTGTATACTTTTTATCAGATGTTTATAGGAAAAGGTACAAAATGGAGCGGGCTTCTATTTGCTGTATATGTTTTTATGGCATTATTCACTAAAGGGCCAATAGGAATACTGGTTCCACTGTTGTCTGTAGTAGCTTTTCTTATAGTGAAAGGGGAATTAAGAACTTTGGGACGTTATTGGGGCGCTAAAACATGGATTGTTTTATTAATAGGTGCTGCCATTTGGTTTGCTGGTGTTTTTATAGAGGGAGGATATGATTATTTGCACAATTTATTGTTTAACCAGACAGTGAATAGAGCGGTTGACTCTTTCCATCATAAGAAACCTTTCTATTATTACTTTGAGGTAATATGGTATTGTCTTGCTCCATGGTCTTTGCTTTATATTGGCTTAATTTTTGCTGCAATCAAAGCTAAATTGATCAATACAGATCTGGAGAAATTCTTTTTGACCATTATAACTGTGACATTTATTCTTCTTACTCTGATAAGTTCTAAAGTAGAGGTTTATATGCTTCCGGCATTTCCTTTCTTTGGCTATCTTACAGTATTATTACTACAGAAAATAAAGTTAAACAAGGGTGTTTCATTATTGATTGCTATCCCTGTGGTGGCACTTGGGCTGGCGTTACCGGCTGTTTGCATATTAAGCAGATATCCTTCAATGGCATTTTTGAATCATCCGTTAATTTATATTGCATCTGCTCTTTTATCAGTATCATGTGTTGTTTCTCTGTATTATTTATATGGACAAAAAAATCTGAATAAATCGGTAAATACGTTGGCTGTAGGATTGCTCCTGACTATTTTTACAGGATCTTTCTTTATCCCTTCTTATAACGAATATATAGGATATGGAAAGCTTGCTGAAAAAGGAAAAGAGCTTGCTCAAAAGAATGGAATTGACTCATATTGCTTCTATAATGTTGGTAGAGCGGCAAATATGGATGCTTATCTTAATAAAGAGTTGAGAGAACTGAAAGACGCTGATTTGAATAATAGGCAATGCAGTAAATCAATTTTATTCCTTCGTACAAAGGATATTCAAAAGGATTCTTTGCTAAGCAAAATGATAGAAGGGAAAGAAAAATTTGTAGAAGGGAAGTATTCTATCGTAGTTTTTAAGTAG
- a CDS encoding NAD-dependent epimerase/dehydratase family protein, producing MKKILVTGAAGFIGYYLVKRLLERGNEVVGIDNINQYYDVKLKYSRLKETGIYQDEIADRKSVQSSIYPHYRFIKMDLTERNEINNLFENEKFDIVCNLAAQAGVRYSIDHPFTYIDSNIVGYANILEACRQNKVEHFIYASSSSIYGLNDKIPYSEDDQVDKPVSLYAATKKANELMAHSYSHLYHLPTTGVRFFTVYGPWGRPDMAPYLFMKSIINGSPIKVFNNGNMERDFTYIDDIIDGLEKIINVPSVGQTPYKIYNIGNSSPVKLMDFIHAIEEVSGKEAIKEYVGMQPGDVYKTFADTTHLERDFGYKPNTSIKDGIDKFYKWYVEYSN from the coding sequence ATGAAGAAAATTTTAGTAACAGGTGCAGCCGGATTTATAGGCTATTATCTGGTAAAGAGATTGCTTGAACGTGGTAATGAAGTCGTTGGCATTGATAATATTAATCAGTATTACGATGTTAAATTGAAATATAGTCGTTTGAAAGAGACTGGTATCTATCAGGACGAAATAGCTGACAGGAAGTCTGTTCAAAGTAGTATATATCCACACTATCGATTTATTAAAATGGATCTGACAGAAAGGAATGAAATTAATAACCTTTTTGAAAATGAGAAATTTGATATAGTTTGTAATCTGGCAGCTCAAGCTGGAGTACGATACTCTATTGATCATCCATTCACTTATATAGATTCAAATATTGTAGGTTATGCCAATATACTTGAAGCATGCAGACAGAATAAAGTAGAGCACTTTATATATGCAAGTTCCAGCAGTATATACGGATTAAATGATAAGATACCTTATTCGGAAGATGATCAGGTAGACAAGCCTGTAAGCTTGTATGCTGCCACTAAAAAGGCGAATGAACTTATGGCTCATTCCTATAGCCATTTATATCATTTACCAACTACCGGAGTGCGTTTCTTTACGGTTTATGGTCCTTGGGGGAGGCCGGATATGGCTCCTTATCTTTTTATGAAATCAATCATAAACGGAAGTCCTATAAAAGTATTTAATAATGGCAACATGGAACGCGATTTTACTTACATAGATGATATCATTGATGGATTAGAAAAAATTATTAATGTTCCATCTGTTGGTCAGACTCCATATAAAATATATAATATTGGAAATTCCAGTCCGGTAAAACTGATGGACTTTATTCATGCAATTGAAGAGGTTTCAGGCAAGGAAGCAATTAAAGAATATGTGGGGATGCAGCCAGGAGATGTTTATAAAACTTTTGCAGATACTACTCATTTAGAAAGAGATTTTGGATACAAGCCAAATACTAGTATCAAAGATGGAATTGATAAATTTTATAAATGGTACGTAGAATATAGCAATTAA
- the tsaD gene encoding tRNA (adenosine(37)-N6)-threonylcarbamoyltransferase complex transferase subunit TsaD, whose protein sequence is MDTIILGIESSCDDTSAAVIRNGVLLSNVVASQAVHESYGGVVPELASRAHQQNIVPVVSEALKRANVTKEELSAVAFTRGPGLMGSLLVGVSFAKGFARSLNIPMVDVNHLNGHVLAHFIKEKDEDADQPNFPFLCLLVSGGNSQIILVKAYNDMEVLGQTIDDAAGEAIDKCSKVMGLGYPGGPIIDKMARQGNPKAFTFSKPHIPGYNYSFSGLKTSFLYSLRDYLKEDPDFIEHHKNDLAASLEATIVDILMNKLRKVAKDYNIKEVAIAGGVSANNGLRNAFREHAVKYGWKIYIPKFSYTTDNAAMIAITGYFKYQNKEFCPMELPAFSRVTM, encoded by the coding sequence ATGGATACAATTATATTAGGAATTGAATCTTCCTGTGACGATACTTCGGCTGCTGTTATAAGAAACGGAGTGTTACTGTCTAATGTGGTTGCCAGTCAGGCTGTGCACGAGTCGTATGGTGGCGTAGTGCCCGAACTTGCTTCACGGGCACATCAACAGAATATAGTCCCTGTTGTCAGCGAGGCGTTAAAGAGAGCAAATGTTACTAAAGAGGAATTAAGTGCTGTGGCTTTTACCCGCGGTCCGGGATTAATGGGATCATTACTGGTGGGTGTTTCTTTTGCAAAAGGATTTGCTCGCTCCTTAAATATTCCAATGGTTGATGTTAATCACTTGAATGGCCATGTTTTAGCTCATTTTATTAAAGAAAAAGATGAAGACGCAGATCAGCCTAATTTTCCTTTTCTTTGCTTGTTAGTTTCGGGAGGGAACTCTCAGATTATACTTGTAAAGGCATATAATGATATGGAAGTGCTGGGACAGACAATTGACGATGCGGCCGGAGAGGCTATTGATAAATGCTCAAAGGTTATGGGACTTGGTTATCCTGGTGGTCCGATTATTGATAAAATGGCTCGTCAGGGTAATCCAAAAGCATTTACTTTCAGTAAACCGCATATTCCGGGGTATAATTATAGTTTCAGTGGATTGAAAACATCTTTTCTTTATTCATTACGTGACTATTTAAAAGAAGATCCCGATTTTATAGAACATCATAAGAATGACTTGGCGGCTTCTCTGGAAGCAACCATAGTGGATATTCTGATGAATAAACTTAGAAAAGTAGCTAAAGATTACAATATTAAAGAAGTAGCTATAGCTGGAGGTGTTTCGGCAAATAATGGACTTCGTAACGCTTTCCGTGAACATGCTGTAAAATATGGCTGGAAGATTTATATTCCAAAGTTTAGCTATACCACAGATAATGCGGCTATGATTGCTATTACCGGCTATTTTAAATATCAGAATAAAGAATTTTGTCCGATGGAATTGCCAGCCTTCTCAAGGGTGACAATGTAA
- a CDS encoding CinA family nicotinamide mononucleotide deamidase-related protein: protein MFVEIITIGDELLIGQVIDTNSAWMGKELNNVGFEVIRVTSVRDREDEILEAVDAAMKRVDVVLMTGGLGPTKDDITKYTLCKYFGTELVFSEMVFENIKRILANRITMNPLNKAQALVPKDYCTVINNRVGTASVSWFEKNGKVLVSMPGVPQEMKTNMSEEVIPRLCARFKMGAIVHKTYTVKNYPESALAIALTDWEDQLPECIKLAYLPKSGIVRLRLTGRGNNEDEMNSLVLKEGAKLYDILGENVLDENDSPLEEIVGSMLKERSLTLSTAESCTGGNIAARITSVSGCSAYFKGSVVAYSNEIKKELLQVSEDTLNKFGAVSEEVVKEMVNGAMNSLKTDCAVAVSGIAGPDGGTAEKPVGTVWVAAAYGKTILTLKQEVDFGRELNVERATNNALLLLQKVLK, encoded by the coding sequence ATGTTTGTAGAAATAATAACAATTGGTGATGAGTTGCTCATCGGTCAGGTAATTGATACTAATTCAGCCTGGATGGGCAAAGAGCTGAATAATGTAGGCTTCGAGGTTATCCGTGTTACTTCGGTTAGAGATAGGGAAGATGAGATTCTGGAAGCAGTTGATGCTGCAATGAAAAGGGTTGATGTGGTTTTAATGACTGGTGGATTGGGGCCAACTAAAGATGATATCACCAAATATACTCTTTGTAAGTACTTTGGAACTGAGCTGGTTTTTAGTGAAATGGTTTTTGAGAATATAAAAAGAATTCTGGCCAATAGGATTACAATGAATCCTTTAAATAAAGCTCAGGCGCTAGTTCCTAAAGATTATTGCACGGTGATAAATAACAGGGTGGGAACAGCCTCTGTAAGTTGGTTTGAGAAGAATGGTAAGGTACTGGTATCTATGCCTGGTGTGCCTCAGGAAATGAAAACCAATATGAGCGAGGAGGTTATACCAAGACTTTGTGCTCGTTTTAAAATGGGAGCAATTGTTCACAAAACCTATACGGTTAAGAACTATCCGGAATCAGCATTGGCTATAGCATTAACAGATTGGGAAGATCAGTTGCCTGAATGCATAAAACTGGCCTATTTACCCAAATCGGGCATTGTTCGTTTGCGACTTACTGGTCGGGGTAATAATGAAGATGAGATGAATAGTCTCGTTCTTAAAGAAGGGGCGAAGTTATATGATATTTTGGGCGAAAATGTACTTGATGAAAATGATTCTCCCTTGGAGGAAATTGTTGGGAGTATGCTGAAAGAGCGAAGCCTTACACTCTCTACAGCAGAGAGCTGTACTGGTGGGAATATTGCAGCACGGATAACGTCTGTTTCAGGTTGTTCTGCTTATTTCAAAGGAAGCGTGGTTGCTTACTCTAATGAAATTAAGAAAGAACTGCTTCAGGTGTCTGAAGATACGCTTAATAAATTTGGTGCGGTTAGTGAGGAGGTTGTAAAGGAAATGGTAAACGGAGCGATGAATTCGCTTAAAACAGATTGTGCAGTAGCCGTTTCCGGAATAGCCGGACCTGATGGAGGTACTGCTGAAAAGCCTGTAGGGACTGTGTGGGTTGCTGCAGCCTATGGAAAAACAATCCTGACTTTAAAGCAAGAAGTGGATTTTGGAAGAGAGCTTAATGTGGAACGGGCAACAAATAATGCTCTTCTATTGCTCCAGAAAGTATTAAAATGA
- the rpmB gene encoding 50S ribosomal protein L28 — protein MSKICQITGKKAMIGNNVSHSKRRTKRTFDVNLFTKKFYYVEQDCWISISLSAAGLRTINKKGLDAALNDAVTKGYCDWKSIKIIA, from the coding sequence ATGTCGAAGATTTGTCAAATTACCGGAAAGAAAGCCATGATTGGCAACAATGTATCACACTCAAAAAGAAGAACAAAAAGAACCTTTGATGTGAACTTGTTTACTAAGAAGTTCTACTATGTAGAGCAGGATTGTTGGATCAGCATAAGCCTTAGTGCTGCTGGTTTACGCACTATTAATAAAAAAGGGTTAGATGCAGCATTGAATGATGCGGTAACTAAAGGGTATTGTGATTGGAAAAGCATTAAAATAATTGCTTAA
- the rpmG gene encoding 50S ribosomal protein L33, translated as MAKKAKGNRVQVILECTEHKDSGMPGTSRYITTKNRKNTTERIELKKYNSILKRVTVHKEIK; from the coding sequence ATGGCAAAGAAAGCAAAAGGTAATAGAGTACAAGTTATCCTAGAGTGTACAGAACACAAAGATAGCGGCATGCCGGGAACTTCCCGTTACATTACAACGAAGAACAGAAAGAATACTACAGAAAGAATTGAGTTGAAGAAATATAATTCAATCTTGAAAAGAGTAACAGTACACAAAGAAATTAAATAA
- a CDS encoding DUF4295 domain-containing protein, with product MAKKTVASLQDGTKEGRSYTKVIKMVKSPKTGAYAFDEKMVPNEKVQDFFKK from the coding sequence ATGGCAAAGAAAACAGTAGCAAGTTTGCAAGACGGAACCAAAGAAGGTCGTTCTTATACAAAGGTTATCAAAATGGTGAAATCTCCGAAAACTGGAGCTTACGCTTTTGACGAAAAAATGGTACCTAACGAAAAAGTTCAAGACTTTTTTAAGAAATAA
- the ftsY gene encoding signal recognition particle-docking protein FtsY: protein MGFFSFFSKEKKETLDKGLSKTKESVFGKIARAVAGKSKVDDEVLDNLEEVLITSDVGVETTLTIIKRIEARVASDKYVNAQELNSILRDEIAALLKENNPEDEEDFSTPAGKSPYVIMVVGVNGVGKTTTIGKMAYQFKKAGKSVYLGAADTFRAAAVEQLVIWGERVGVPVIKQKMGADPASVAYDTLSSAVANNADVVIIDTAGRLHNKVNLMNELTKIKNVMKKVVPDAPHEVLLVLDGSTGQNAFEQAKQFTLATEVSSLAITKLDGTAKGGVVIGISDQFKIPVKYIGLGEGMEDLQVFRKKEFVDSLFGEN, encoded by the coding sequence ATGGGATTTTTTAGTTTTTTCTCCAAAGAAAAGAAAGAGACGTTAGACAAGGGATTGTCTAAGACCAAAGAAAGTGTCTTTGGTAAGATCGCCAGAGCCGTTGCGGGTAAATCAAAAGTAGACGATGAAGTCCTGGATAACTTGGAAGAAGTTTTGATTACCTCGGATGTTGGGGTTGAAACTACTTTGACTATTATCAAGCGAATAGAAGCAAGAGTTGCTTCAGATAAATATGTGAATGCTCAAGAATTAAATAGCATCCTTCGTGATGAGATTGCCGCTCTATTAAAAGAAAATAATCCAGAAGATGAAGAAGATTTCAGCACACCAGCCGGTAAAAGTCCGTATGTGATTATGGTCGTTGGTGTGAATGGTGTTGGTAAAACTACTACTATTGGTAAAATGGCTTATCAGTTCAAGAAAGCAGGTAAGTCTGTTTATTTAGGTGCTGCTGATACTTTCCGTGCTGCTGCTGTAGAGCAGTTGGTCATTTGGGGAGAAAGAGTAGGAGTTCCTGTTATTAAACAAAAAATGGGCGCTGATCCAGCTTCTGTGGCTTATGATACTTTAAGCTCTGCTGTGGCCAATAATGCAGATGTGGTGATTATTGATACTGCAGGTAGATTGCATAATAAAGTAAACTTAATGAATGAGTTGACCAAGATAAAGAACGTAATGAAGAAAGTTGTTCCTGACGCTCCTCATGAAGTTTTATTGGTTTTGGATGGCTCAACAGGACAAAACGCATTTGAACAGGCTAAGCAATTTACATTAGCTACTGAAGTAAGCTCATTGGCTATTACTAAGCTGGACGGAACTGCTAAAGGTGGCGTTGTGATTGGTATTTCTGATCAGTTTAAAATACCGGTAAAATATATCGGTTTGGGAGAAGGAATGGAAGATTTGCAGGTGTTCCGCAAAAAAGAATTTGTTGATTCGTTATTTGGAGAAAATTGA
- the rimO gene encoding 30S ribosomal protein S12 methylthiotransferase RimO, which yields MKKNTIDLITLGCSKNLVDSEQLIRQLEENGYSVTHDSESPEGEIAVINTCGFIGDAKEESINMILEFAQAKEEGRLKKLYVMGCLSERYLKELSTEIPLVDKFYGKFNWKGLLDDLGKVYDERIHIERSLTTPKHYAYLKISEGCDRKCSYCAIPIITGGHVSRSMEDIIDEVKYLVANGVKEFQVIAQELTYYGVDLYKKQMLPELIERISDVPGVEWIRLHYAYPAHFPTDLFRVMRERSNVCKYMDIALQHVSDNMLSMMKRHVTKEDTYALMEQFRKEVPGIHLRTTLMVGHPGETEADFEELKEFVKRAKFDRMGAFTYSEEEGTYSANNYEDVIPREVKQDRLDELMAIQQGISAELTAQKIGKCFKVIIDRKEGDYYIGRTEFDSPEVDPEVLILAADVQLEIGHFYQVKVTDADDFDLYAQVIE from the coding sequence ATGAAAAAAAATACGATTGATTTAATCACATTAGGATGTTCTAAAAACTTGGTAGATTCGGAACAACTGATTCGTCAGTTGGAAGAAAACGGTTATAGCGTAACCCATGATTCTGAATCACCGGAAGGAGAGATTGCCGTAATTAACACTTGCGGTTTTATTGGTGACGCGAAAGAAGAGTCTATTAACATGATCCTTGAGTTTGCTCAGGCAAAGGAAGAGGGGCGTTTGAAAAAACTATATGTTATGGGATGTCTTTCGGAGCGTTATTTAAAGGAACTTTCTACCGAGATTCCTTTGGTAGACAAGTTCTATGGTAAGTTTAACTGGAAAGGTTTGCTCGATGATCTTGGAAAGGTTTATGATGAACGTATTCATATTGAACGCTCGCTTACAACTCCCAAACATTATGCATATTTAAAGATATCAGAAGGATGTGATAGAAAATGCTCTTATTGTGCAATTCCTATTATTACAGGCGGGCACGTTTCAAGAAGCATGGAAGATATCATTGATGAAGTGAAGTATCTTGTTGCAAATGGCGTGAAAGAATTTCAGGTAATTGCTCAGGAACTCACTTATTATGGGGTTGATCTATATAAAAAGCAGATGCTTCCAGAGCTAATTGAGAGAATCTCAGATGTTCCTGGAGTAGAATGGATTCGTTTGCATTATGCTTATCCCGCTCATTTCCCTACTGACTTGTTTAGAGTAATGCGTGAACGCAGTAATGTATGTAAATACATGGATATTGCTTTGCAGCATGTCAGCGACAATATGTTGTCTATGATGAAGAGACACGTAACAAAAGAGGATACCTATGCTTTGATGGAACAATTCCGTAAGGAGGTTCCCGGAATACATTTGAGAACCACTTTAATGGTGGGGCATCCAGGTGAAACTGAAGCTGACTTTGAGGAGTTAAAGGAATTTGTAAAGCGTGCTAAGTTTGATAGAATGGGAGCTTTTACATATTCTGAAGAGGAGGGAACTTATTCTGCCAATAATTATGAAGATGTGATTCCTCGTGAAGTTAAGCAAGACAGACTTGACGAACTGATGGCTATCCAACAAGGAATATCTGCAGAGTTGACAGCTCAAAAGATTGGGAAATGCTTTAAAGTAATAATTGACCGGAAAGAAGGCGATTATTATATTGGACGTACAGAATTTGACTCTCCTGAAGTTGATCCTGAAGTTCTGATATTAGCAGCTGATGTGCAACTAGAAATAGGACATTTTTATCAGGTGAAGGTTACTGATGCTGATGATTTTGATCTTTATGCACAAGTAATTGAATAG
- a CDS encoding HU family DNA-binding protein has translation MNNKEFITELSGRLGYSIKETTDLVSSAISVVSEQLQEENAVVVQGFGTFEVKKKLERISVNPATKQRMLVPPKLVINFKPSNVIKDKFK, from the coding sequence TTGAATAATAAAGAATTTATAACAGAATTATCTGGTCGATTGGGATACTCCATAAAAGAAACGACTGATCTTGTATCCTCTGCTATATCTGTTGTGTCAGAACAGTTGCAGGAAGAGAATGCTGTTGTTGTTCAGGGTTTCGGAACCTTCGAAGTGAAAAAGAAGTTAGAGCGAATTTCAGTTAATCCGGCTACAAAACAAAGAATGCTTGTTCCCCCAAAATTGGTGATAAACTTTAAGCCAAGTAATGTTATAAAAGATAAGTTTAAATGA
- a CDS encoding HU family DNA-binding protein — translation MGERINIQNLIDLLAAKKGLSKKDAETFLKEMFAVIEQALQTDKYVKIKGLGTFKLIEVDSRESVNVNTGARIEIQGHTKVSFAPEASIRDLINKPFAHFETVILNEGVVFDDISSSDENADNENESGSFAEEELVPEKANPVIEEVITPVELPENITKESDVKEEDKYPVEEIVQAPEEVVSIPEPVVAKVEDLKDADKEEEIAAQNNEPDKANKQTETVIPSALSVESVVSNAEDAKKPEPISIAERPEERDNAQSPVTSIYARYQPSQNSSSEVTPKAPEADQETEESANKKALIDELILAARTEKVTQNYSGGKYSIIYFVSMVLFLAIFVGAVFVFIYNPDYILNILPESSENKTDSVMVDANKEKIDTFALTHPAPTRSREEIKRDLARIDSINALTSGTNNEKENKQKTDNKQESDDIKKPALEKKDPNDYKIVGTIETYTVKKGESIVRISQHYYNSKDLWTLIVKHNSTAITNPDNVPAGTVLKIPKLSSKQ, via the coding sequence ATGGGTGAAAGAATAAACATACAGAACTTAATAGACTTATTAGCTGCTAAGAAAGGACTAAGCAAAAAGGATGCTGAGACTTTTCTTAAAGAGATGTTTGCTGTTATAGAACAAGCTCTTCAAACTGACAAATATGTGAAGATTAAGGGCTTGGGCACTTTCAAATTAATTGAAGTTGATAGTAGGGAAAGTGTAAACGTGAATACTGGCGCGAGAATAGAAATACAGGGGCATACCAAGGTTTCTTTTGCTCCCGAAGCAAGTATCCGTGATCTGATAAACAAGCCATTTGCTCATTTTGAAACAGTTATTTTAAATGAAGGCGTTGTTTTTGATGATATAAGTTCCAGTGATGAAAATGCTGATAACGAGAATGAATCTGGCAGTTTTGCTGAAGAAGAACTAGTTCCTGAAAAAGCAAATCCGGTTATTGAAGAAGTAATTACTCCGGTTGAGCTTCCTGAAAATATCACTAAAGAGTCAGACGTTAAAGAAGAAGATAAATATCCTGTTGAAGAGATTGTTCAGGCTCCGGAAGAAGTTGTTTCTATTCCTGAACCTGTTGTGGCTAAGGTTGAAGATTTGAAAGATGCTGATAAGGAAGAGGAAATCGCTGCTCAGAATAATGAACCTGATAAAGCGAATAAGCAAACAGAAACTGTTATTCCATCTGCTCTATCTGTTGAATCTGTAGTTAGTAATGCGGAAGATGCAAAGAAACCGGAACCGATATCTATTGCAGAAAGGCCAGAAGAAAGAGACAATGCTCAGTCTCCTGTAACATCAATATATGCACGATATCAGCCATCTCAGAATTCTTCGTCGGAAGTCACTCCAAAAGCGCCCGAGGCTGATCAGGAAACAGAAGAATCAGCGAATAAGAAGGCTTTAATTGACGAACTTATTCTTGCAGCAAGAACAGAGAAGGTTACTCAAAACTATTCTGGTGGAAAATATTCTATTATTTATTTTGTCAGTATGGTCCTTTTTCTGGCAATCTTTGTTGGCGCTGTATTTGTCTTTATCTATAATCCGGACTATATATTGAATATTCTTCCAGAATCATCGGAAAACAAAACCGATTCTGTTATGGTTGATGCAAATAAGGAGAAAATAGATACTTTTGCGCTCACCCATCCGGCTCCTACCAGATCGAGAGAGGAGATTAAAAGAGATTTGGCAAGAATAGATAGCATTAATGCCTTGACTTCCGGTACTAATAATGAAAAGGAGAATAAACAGAAAACTGATAATAAGCAGGAATCAGACGATATCAAAAAGCCTGCTCTTGAAAAGAAGGATCCTAATGACTATAAGATTGTTGGAACAATAGAGACTTATACGGTTAAAAAAGGAGAGTCTATAGTAAGAATATCGCAGCATTATTATAACTCAAAAGACCTGTGGACACTTATTGTGAAGCATAATTCTACGGCTATAACTAATCCGGATAACGTTCCGGCAGGGACCGTTCTTAAAATTCCAAAGCTTAGTTCTAAACAATAA
- a CDS encoding MoxR family ATPase — protein sequence MAESIDIRELNERIEKQSAFVTNLVMGMDQVIVGQKHLVESLLIGLLSDGHVLLEGVPGLAKTLAIKTLASLIDAKYSRIQFTPDLLPADVVGTMIYSQKDETFMVKKGPIFANFVLADEINRAPAKVQSALLEAMQERQVTLGKETFKLPEPFLVLATQNPIEQEGTYTLPEAQVDRFMLKVVIDYPKMEEEKLIIRQNINGDKFNVKPILKADEILEARKVVRDVYLDEKIERYIVDIVFATRYPEKYGLNELKEMISFGGSPRASINLALAARTYAFIKRRGYVIPEDVRAIAHDVLRHRIGLTYEAEASNITSDEIVSKILNKIEVP from the coding sequence ATGGCTGAATCAATTGATATTCGTGAGTTGAACGAGCGGATAGAAAAACAAAGCGCATTTGTGACCAACCTCGTGATGGGGATGGATCAGGTAATTGTGGGACAAAAACATTTAGTAGAGTCTTTGTTGATTGGATTACTGTCCGACGGACACGTTCTTCTGGAAGGTGTACCAGGACTAGCAAAGACATTGGCAATTAAAACACTGGCTTCGCTTATTGATGCGAAATACAGTCGTATTCAGTTTACGCCAGACTTGTTGCCGGCCGATGTTGTTGGTACCATGATTTATAGTCAGAAAGACGAAACATTTATGGTTAAGAAAGGTCCTATCTTTGCAAACTTTGTATTAGCGGACGAAATAAACCGTGCACCGGCTAAGGTTCAGAGTGCACTACTTGAAGCAATGCAGGAAAGACAGGTTACTCTGGGTAAAGAGACTTTCAAATTGCCGGAGCCATTCCTTGTTCTAGCTACACAGAACCCTATTGAGCAGGAAGGTACTTATACACTTCCAGAAGCACAGGTTGACCGTTTTATGCTGAAGGTGGTTATTGATTATCCGAAGATGGAAGAAGAAAAACTCATTATCCGTCAGAACATAAACGGTGATAAGTTTAATGTAAAACCAATCCTGAAAGCAGACGAAATTTTAGAGGCTAGAAAAGTGGTTCGCGATGTTTATCTTGACGAAAAGATAGAACGATATATTGTTGATATTGTGTTTGCTACACGCTATCCTGAAAAGTATGGCTTGAACGAACTCAAAGAGATGATAAGCTTTGGTGGATCTCCTCGTGCTTCAATTAATTTAGCACTTGCCGCACGTACTTATGCATTCATAAAGAGACGTGGTTATGTAATTCCTGAAGATGTTCGTGCAATTGCTCACGACGTACTTCGTCACCGTATTGGCCTGACTTATGAAGCAGAAGCAAGTAACATTACATCAGACGAAATAGTAAGCAAGATTCTTAATAAGATTGAGGTGCCTTAA